GGCTTTTTGAAGCGCCATCAACACTTCAGTGGCCGGAGCATCGGTAAAAGCAAATGGGATATTGTTTTTATTTACAGGAATATTGATCACCTGTGGCAGGGCGGTGACGGACCGGGTAAAGCTGGCCTGTTGCCGGTTGAACAGTAGCTGCTGATTGGGGGTAATTATAGTCGCATTTACTTTAGCCAGTTCCTGTTCGTGTGCGCCGTTCTTTCGTTTATACACCGTTACTTTACCTGTATGCACCTGTACCTGGATGGTATTGTCGTTCGGAAAGGCCTTTACATCAAAGCTGGTGCCCAGTACCTTTGTAACCACTTCGCTGGTATATACAAAGAAAGGCCGGGTGGCATCTTTGGCTACCTGAAAAAAGGCGCTCCCTTCCAGGTATACTTCCCGTTTATCGGTATCAAAATGTTTTGCATAGGAGATTGTAGAGGCCGGCTCCAGCAGGATATAACTGCCGTCTTCCAGGTTTATACGTTGGGGTATAGTGGTGCGGTTAACGGTTTCAGCTAACTGATCTTTCTGCCGGCTTGTTTCATAAGACATTGTTGAGGCCGCATTAAAAAACACCAGCCAGCCGCTAATTACCAAACATATTATAACAGCTGCGGCAGCGAAGTAAATCAGGCGCTTCATTCTTTTTGAACGATATACTACAACGGGTTCCGCCAGGTTGCCTTCTTTTTCAATAAATACCCACATTTCTTGCTCTATGTTATCTAGTTCGGATTGTTGCAGCGATGGCAGCTCATTATTATAAAGTAATTCATACCAATGGTCGATCATTGATCTTTCTGCTGCAGTGGCAGATCCACTGGTATAACGTATTAATAATTCCCTGAATGCTACGCGGTCCATTACCATTGGGTTTTATCCGGTTTTCAGTTATAGACAGGCAACCGGCAGCATCCCCTAAAAAGGTGAATAAAAACAGCAGCGTTTATGATTATAGCGCTATATCAAGATATTCTTTCAGGTATAACCGCAATGTCTTGAGCGATTGAGTAATATGGTATTCCACTGCTTTTTCAGAGATGTTCAGGCTGGTAGCTATTTCGCGAATGGTTAAATGCCCGAAGCGGCTGAGGCGAAAAACCGTTCTTGTTTTTTCCGGTAATAAAGCAATGGCTTTTTCAATGGCCTGTGATAGTTCGTGAAAAGTAAGTGCAGATTCTGTGCCCTGGCAAGTAGCTGAGCCGGTGTGTACAACATGCTGAAGATATTTCTTATGCACCATCGTTGCTTCTATATAATTAACGACACTGTTTTTGATGGCAGTTTTTAAATAACCTTGCAGATGAATGATATGGATGGAATGACGTTTTTCCCAAATACGTAGAAAGATCGTTTGCACCAGTTCTTTAGCAGTTTCCCTGCTGCCCAGCCGGTGCCAGGCTGCGTCGAAGATGAGTTTCCAGTAGCGGGTATAGATCTCCTTAAAAGCCTGTTCATTATTGGCCCTTAATAGTTGCAGCAGTTTCTCATCAGTTAGTACCCGCAGGTCCATAAACTAATTTCTGATATTGCGATTTTGAGATTTTGCGATTTCTTGAGGTGCAGTTGTTTTATAAATCTCAAAATCCCGGAATCAAAAAATCTCTAAATTCCTAAGATGCTTACCTATAGTGCCCTTACTGGACAGAAAAGGCAGTACAAGCAAGCCACTGTTAAAAACCTTCTATAATAGATCAAGAAAGGCCAATTAGAAAGTAAAAACCAAATATGTAAAATGAATCCGGGCGCCGGCTATGCCGGGGTTATATCCTGGTCATTGGGTGAAAGCCGGGAGCGACTCGTCCTTCATCCCTGCATTTATGAGCGGGTGTTTTTACTGACCCTCCTGCAAATATCTTTCACCACGTTCATAAACGCTTCCGGCAACCCGGATCATCATTCTATAGCCAAATGTTGTAAAGAGCTCATCAGAAGAAGTAGTGCGGCACTTATATTCGTTTAGCCTGGGGCGATAAATTTGCTTTGAGGGCTTATTATAGAGCTCCCAAGAAAATAAGTTTAGTGCCGCAGCTACTTCCTGCTGATTGTGTATGTATTGAAAACCGTCCTTGTGTCAAATATCTACATGCAATATACGAAGATTCATTTCTTGTATTTGCACAATTTCAATTTTTATATTCACAAAATAACATGTGCCATACTGTTATATTCATATAAGGAACTGCTTTTGCCATCCTGTATGGCAAAATGCTTCTTACAAAGTGATCTTCACTTTGCGCAGCAAGGGCTATATCGTAATTGTTGCTTTATCCATGCAGCCCGTTCCGCCATTCGGTGGGCGATTTACTGTATATTTTTTTAAACATTGTACTGAAACTCCCCATGCTTTTATATCCTACAAGTATTGAGATCTCTTTTACACTCTTCTCGGTTTGCTCCAGCAACTCTTTTGCTTTCTCCATTCGTAATAATATCCGGTAATCGTCTATACTAACCCCAAACAGCTGCTTGAATCCGAATTGCAATTTGGTACGGTTGAGTTGTGTTTGTGCACTCAGGTCATTGATAGTAATGTGATATCTCCTGTTTCTGGTTAATAAATCTTTTGCGAGCCTGATCCTTTCAATGTCCTCTTTTTTCAATTTCATAAGAAAAGGTTTATAGCAAATAACAAAAGTTGTTGACCCTGTCCCCTTACCTACAGCTCACGTAAATAAAGCAGTTGCTTCAGCAGGTGGTACATGACTTGCTGAATACATGGGTTACTGAATTGCTATTAAACAATAATTAACTGTATGGCATCTGCCGTATACCGGTAGAGCCATTGTTGAAACGTGGGAGTTGTTGCTATCCGTTTTATTGCGTGTTCATTGAGACGGGCTATCTGCTAGCGGTCATTTTTGCTGCCAGGTTACCATCGTGATGAAAGGAACCATTCGGGCACATATTCAGTACTCCGTTTACACACACGGTGCCGGCCGAACGGGTTGGCCGGCCGGCGAACTGCGTTCAGGTGATGCAGACTTACCAATTGTTTTGAAATCTTTTTCCTGTACGGATCTACTGAATCTGAAAAATAAGTGAAGGCACACCAAAGATGCCCGCAGGCATGTGAGATAAATAAAAGAGATAAAAAGATAAGAAGTGGCGTAAATAATAGAATCCTGTCCATTAGATAAGGTTTGTGCATCGGCTACATTACTCGCCTCACCATTTCTTTCTCACTTCGCTGATTAGTGTTGCCAAAACAAAAATAGGAAGTCTTTTTGAATGTTGATTTTGAAAAATAAATTTTTAGACACTGTTAGTGACTAACATACAGGTTAACCATTAAGGATAGACCGGTGCCACCTGCTTCATTACCGCATTATAAACTATTTCTTAATAAATTATCATTTACTGGTTTCTGTTATATATCGGTAAAATAAATATTAACAGTAACTAAAGGTGAATTGACTATTTAACAAGTTTGTGTGAAAAGAAGCTGGTAAGGCGGATAAAGTAGCAAGTTGACGGAGTTGATATAGTTGACAAGTTAACTGGTTGACAGGGTTGATAGAGTTGACGGAGTTAGTATACAGAAGTAACAACCCACTCCCCCTAATGGGGGAGGCCGGGAGGGGGCCAGGGGCCCAAAAAAAAAGTCGCTCCCATTCAGAAGCGACTTGCTGTGATTATTTAAAACTAATTAATTCTGGATTGGTCGAAAGTAAAAACCCTCTTCATTTAAAATATGAGATGCGGGTACAAAACTCATCAACGACTGGCGTACCATATCTTCTGCTGCCATCTGATAACGTGTCCCAACTTCAGGATTCTTAACGGCAAATTTCCAACTCTGAATCTTAAGCAGGGCAATCTTGCTGGCATGTGCAATATGATATTCCAGTATCATGAATTTCTCGGCCAGGTAATCCGTTTCGTTTTGGATGTATGGGGTCATAGGGATATGTGATTATAGGTTTTTTCAGAATAAATGGACATCTGTCTAACGTATTTAGGTACGTAAAATTGCGTGAATAAAACATAATTTCTGCAGCCCTTCAACCAATTTTTTCATAAATAAGGGTTTATCTATACCAGCTGCTACTAATATTTGAAATAAAAATCCAGTTTATTGAATTTTATTCAATGAAACATGGGTAATGGTATATAATATTTAATAATGCAGGTCTTTAAACGTAGGCTTTACATTAATCAGGGTAAATAGGTAAAAACCATTGCTTTGCCTTAAACTGCCGCCAAAAGGTTATTAATTTAAACAGGCGCGAGCCCTCTCTGCGCTCTGCCCTGTGCCTTTTGCCTTGCTCTTTCAGCCTTTGGCTTTAGGCCCTCAGCCTTGTTGCAGGAAACTGCGTCCGCCCTTTTAATGGTTTATTTGCACAGCATGCTACTATTTCAACCACATATAAAAAAGCGATTGCAAATAATTGGTAAAGATTGCTAAACCTTTACATTTATGATTCTAAACCAACCATCTTTCATTTATAAAATTTAGTTACTCTTATGGGGGATCTTCAGGTAAAAAAAAATGCCAGGCAATATGATGCCATCATCGTAGGCTCGGGTGCCGGTGGCGGCATGGCGGCTTACGTGCTGTCACATGCAGGGTTGAAAGTTTGTTTGATTGAAGCCGGACCAATGTATGATCCAAGGAAAAATGTAACACAGTTCAAGAACCCGTGGGAATCACCCCGTCGTGGCGCCAGTACCAAATTCAGACCATTTGGTGACTTCGATGCCTGCTACTGGGGTTGGGAAATTGATGGCGAACCCTACACCCATGCCGAGAATACCAAATGGGAATGGTGGCGCGCCCGCATGATCGGCGGCCGTACCAATCACTGGGGACGGATCTCCCTCCGCTTCGGCCCAAAAGATTTTAAACGGCACAGCATCGATGGAATGGGTGATGACTGGCCGATTGGTTATGATGATGTAAAACCTTATTACGATAAAGTTGACAGGCTTATTGGTGTGTTTGGCAGCAATGAAGGCCTTGAAAATGATCCCGATGGTATTTTCCTGCCTCCGCCCAAACCCCGCTTGCATGAGCTGATGATTAAAAAAGCAGCAAGTGGTGTCGGCGTTCCGGTAATTCCTTCCCGCCTTTCGATCCTTACCAAAAAGATCAATGATTCCCGAGGTGAGTGTATCTTCTGCGGACAGTGTAACCGGGCCTGCTCCATTGCATATGCCGACTTCTCTTCTTCTTCCGTTTTGGTAAAACCTGCGCTCGAAACCGGTAATGTAGATGTGATCACCAACGCCATGGCGCGTGAAGTGCTTACTAATAACGAAGGGCTTGCTACAGGTGTATCTTATGTAAATAAAATGGACCTGCAGGAATACCAGGTAATGGGCCGTACGGTGATTTTGGCAGCCAGCGCCTGCGAATCGGCGCGTTTGCTGCTGAATTCAAAATCGGCTCGCTATCCTACCGGACTGGCCAACAGCAGTGGTGTGGTTGGTAAATATCTGCACGACTCCACTGGCGCCGATATGGGTGGCGTATTGCCCGAACTGTTCGATCGCAAACGCTATAATGAAGATGGTGTGGGCGGTGCGCATATTTATTCCCCATGGTTTGGCGATAATAAAAAGCTCGATTTCCCCCGCGGTTATCATATTGAATACTGGGGTGGCTTTGGCCAGCCTGCTTATGGTTTTGGTAACAGTGTGCAGGCCCTCAATGGCAGGTTTGAGGTAAAAGGAAAACAAAAACAACCCGGTGGCTATGGTTCATCATTGAAAGAAGATATGCGATTCTTCTACGGCGCCCGCGTGGGTATGGCCGGCCGCGGTGAAGCCCTGGCGGTGAAAGAAAATCTTTGTGAGATTGATCCTAAAGTAGTTGATAAATATGGTATCCCGGTTTTACGCTTTAAAGTAGAGCCGCACAAATACGATATTTTACAGGCTAAACACATGAAGGAGACCTTCAAAGAGATCATGCATGCCATGGGCGCTATTATCACTTACGGTGGTGATGACGATGAAAAAAACAATTACGGTTTGCATGCTCCCGGCAATATCATTCACGAAGCCGGCACGGTGCGGATGGGTAACGACCCCAGGGAATCGGTATTGAACAAATACAACCAGGCGCATGATGTTAAAAACCTGTTTTGTGTAGATGGCGGCCCGTTTGTATCACAGGCCGATAAAAACATTACCTGGACCATTCTCGCGCTTTCTATGCGTGCTTCGGAATATATCATTGATGAAATGAAGAAGAAGAACCTGTAAAAATTAACTAATTATGGACAGAAGAAAATCCTTAAAAGCTATAGCAGTAGGTACCCTGTCGGCCGGTGTGTTGCTGGATGCCTGCAAAACCGATAATAAAAAAGAAGAGGCTGCCAAAAGCACCGAGCCTTCCGGTGAATTTACCTTAGACCGTGCCGAAGAAGAAAAAGAACGGGAAAAGGAAATAACGTCAAAGACGTTTTTTAACCAGCATGAAATGGCTACCATTACGGTACTGGCCGACATCATCATCCCCAAAGATGAAGTAAGCGGCAGCGCCTCCGAAGCCAAAGTGCCTGATTTTATTGAATACATTGTAAAAGATAAACCTGAACACCAGGTCCCCATGCGGGGTGGTTTGCGCTGGTTGGATGTACAAAGCCTGAAGCGTTTCAATAAATCGTTTATTGAATGCGATCATGGCCAGCAGATAAACATTGTTGATGATATTGCTTATCCCGAAATCGTATATAATGAAAATGGGAAAGAAATAACCAAAGGTAAAAAAGCGAAACCCGATATGGGCCCGGGCATTGCCTTCTTTAGCCTGATGCGCGATTTAACCTGTTCCGGTTTTTATACCAGCGAAATCGGCGTAAAAGATGTTGGCTATGCCGGTAATACGCCTAATAAATGGAATGGCGTTCCGGATGATGTATTGAAGCAATATGGATTGGCATATAGTGAGAAAGAAATGAAGGAATGTGCCAAGTACTAGGTTATTAAGTTATTAGGTTATTGGGTTCAAAAACTCAATAACCTAATAACCTACGAACCTATGAACTTCGGCCTATTTAACCGGTATGAAGAAGTAAAAAGTAGCACCTTCCCCTGCCCCGCTTTCCGCTCTCATAAAACCATGGTGGTTCTCTACAATCTTTTTACAAATTGCCAAACCAATACCGGAGCCGCTGTATTCATTGCGGCCGTGTAATCGCTGGAACAGTTCAAAGATCTTCTCTGCATATTCCTGTTCAAATCCAATCCCATTGTCGGCAATTTTAAAACGGAAATAATCCTTGCCCGGGAGGGCAGCCTTTTCATTCAGTTCACTCCCTTTTACATAAGTTGCGGTAATTTCAATCACCGGCGTCACATCCTCCCGCGAATACTTCAGGGAATTGCTTATCAGGTTCGATAAAAGCTGTCTGAACTGGAAAGGAATGATGGTCAGGGTAGGCAGATGTGCCGCTATGATAGTTGCTTTCTTTTCCTCGATCCGGTGCGCCAGTTCTTTTTTTACTTCATCCAGCAATATATTCAGATCGGTCAGTTCAAAATTCTTGCGCGCGGTGGTAGTGCGGGAAAACTCCAGCAATGAGTCAATAAGGTTTTGCATGCGTATGGCCGCTTTCACCATACGTTCAAAGTAATCCTTACTGGTGTCGCTTAAGTTTGCCACATCGCGGGCCTGTATCAGGTTGCCAAAAGCCTGTATCTTTCTTAATGGTTCCTGCAGGTCATGACTGGCCACATAACTGAACGACGACAATTCGCTGTTGCTGCGTTCCAGCTCCCGGTTCTTTTGCTCCAGTTGCTCGGCATATATTTTCAACTGGTCCTCGTTCTGCTTTTGTTTGGTGAGATCGCGGGTTACCTTTGAAAAACCAATGATGTCGTTTTTGTCATTATGAAGGGCAGTAAGCACCGTATTTGCCCAAAAGGTAGACCCATCCTTACGTACCCGCCATCCTTCATAGGTTGATTTCCCATTCTCCTTTGCCTCCGCTATCAGCTTCTCCGCCAGGTTATGCTGCTGGTCACTATACGTATAAAAAAGCCTGAAGTGCATGCCGATGATCTCATCGGCGGTATACCCTTTTATTTTTTCGGCCCCTTTATTCCAGTTTTCGATATAGCCGTCCTTGCTCAGCAGGATAATG
The Niastella koreensis GR20-10 genome window above contains:
- a CDS encoding FecR family protein produces the protein MDRVAFRELLIRYTSGSATAAERSMIDHWYELLYNNELPSLQQSELDNIEQEMWVFIEKEGNLAEPVVVYRSKRMKRLIYFAAAAVIICLVISGWLVFFNAASTMSYETSRQKDQLAETVNRTTIPQRINLEDGSYILLEPASTISYAKHFDTDKREVYLEGSAFFQVAKDATRPFFVYTSEVVTKVLGTSFDVKAFPNDNTIQVQVHTGKVTVYKRKNGAHEQELAKVNATIITPNQQLLFNRQQASFTRSVTALPQVINIPVNKNNIPFAFTDAPATEVLMALQKAYGITIIYDEEQMSHCSFTGAFTNESFFDRINLLCKAIESTYEQTDGQVIITGSTVKD
- a CDS encoding RNA polymerase sigma-70 factor; translation: MDLRVLTDEKLLQLLRANNEQAFKEIYTRYWKLIFDAAWHRLGSRETAKELVQTIFLRIWEKRHSIHIIHLQGYLKTAIKNSVVNYIEATMVHKKYLQHVVHTGSATCQGTESALTFHELSQAIEKAIALLPEKTRTVFRLSRFGHLTIREIATSLNISEKAVEYHITQSLKTLRLYLKEYLDIAL
- a CDS encoding helix-turn-helix domain-containing protein, which gives rise to MKLKKEDIERIRLAKDLLTRNRRYHITINDLSAQTQLNRTKLQFGFKQLFGVSIDDYRILLRMEKAKELLEQTEKSVKEISILVGYKSMGSFSTMFKKIYSKSPTEWRNGLHG
- a CDS encoding GMC family oxidoreductase — translated: MGDLQVKKNARQYDAIIVGSGAGGGMAAYVLSHAGLKVCLIEAGPMYDPRKNVTQFKNPWESPRRGASTKFRPFGDFDACYWGWEIDGEPYTHAENTKWEWWRARMIGGRTNHWGRISLRFGPKDFKRHSIDGMGDDWPIGYDDVKPYYDKVDRLIGVFGSNEGLENDPDGIFLPPPKPRLHELMIKKAASGVGVPVIPSRLSILTKKINDSRGECIFCGQCNRACSIAYADFSSSSVLVKPALETGNVDVITNAMAREVLTNNEGLATGVSYVNKMDLQEYQVMGRTVILAASACESARLLLNSKSARYPTGLANSSGVVGKYLHDSTGADMGGVLPELFDRKRYNEDGVGGAHIYSPWFGDNKKLDFPRGYHIEYWGGFGQPAYGFGNSVQALNGRFEVKGKQKQPGGYGSSLKEDMRFFYGARVGMAGRGEALAVKENLCEIDPKVVDKYGIPVLRFKVEPHKYDILQAKHMKETFKEIMHAMGAIITYGGDDDEKNNYGLHAPGNIIHEAGTVRMGNDPRESVLNKYNQAHDVKNLFCVDGGPFVSQADKNITWTILALSMRASEYIIDEMKKKNL
- a CDS encoding gluconate 2-dehydrogenase subunit 3 family protein, coding for MDRRKSLKAIAVGTLSAGVLLDACKTDNKKEEAAKSTEPSGEFTLDRAEEEKEREKEITSKTFFNQHEMATITVLADIIIPKDEVSGSASEAKVPDFIEYIVKDKPEHQVPMRGGLRWLDVQSLKRFNKSFIECDHGQQINIVDDIAYPEIVYNENGKEITKGKKAKPDMGPGIAFFSLMRDLTCSGFYTSEIGVKDVGYAGNTPNKWNGVPDDVLKQYGLAYSEKEMKECAKY